Within the Scyliorhinus canicula chromosome 6, sScyCan1.1, whole genome shotgun sequence genome, the region ggtgcgctagtgcatgagtcacagaaagttggtttacaggtgcaacaggtgattaagaaggcaaatggaattttgtctttcattgctagagggatggagtttaagactaaggaggttatgttgcaattgtataaggtgttagtgcggccacacctggagtattgtgttcagttttgttctccttacttgagaaaggacgtactggcactggagggtgtgcagaggagattcactaggttaatcccagagctgaaggggttggattatgaggagaggttgagtagactgggactgtactcattggaatttagaaggatgaggggggatcttatagaaacatttaaaattatgaagggaatagataggatagatgtgggcaggttgtttccactggcggatgaaagcagaactaggggacataacctcaaaataaggggaagtagatttaggactaagtttaggaggaacttcttcacccaaagggttgtgaaactatggaattccttgcccagtgaagcagttgaggctccttcattaaatgtttttaaggtaaagatagatagttttttgaagaataaagggattaagggttatggtgttcgggccggaaagtggagctgaatccacaaaagatcagccatgatctcattgaatggcggagcaggctcgaggggccagatggcctactcctgctcctagttcttatgttcttatgttctacgccctggatgatggttggcgatgcagtacccccggatttccacagaattggatccggaggccagggagattttctgggtaacggggtgtaccgcaagggagcagcgccttaccgtagaggggcggatgaagctttccgtgctcccggagtcaagaaggcaggaagtcttgtgcccatcgattttcaccgtcatcgtcgcggttgcgaggttgtgcggccgggactggtcgatcatgatggaggcgagctgtggcTGGTGTTGGTCGGCCCCGGGCTAGTCGGCGGCGGtggcaggtgatgagcggccagACGAAATCCCCGATGAGCAGGGGACCTGAGGCGCCgtacaaaatggcgccgaagatggtggggccagatggcctactcctgctcctagttcttatgttcttatttcagtGCATAAGAAAGGAATGGCGGAGAAGCAACCATCAGGCTCAAAAAaagagggtggaattttcccaaaattgcacAGGGTGCTGGATCAGGCGAGAAAACAAACCCACGGCTTCAGCATTTCTAAGAAGTTTAGAGTCATTACAGCTTCCTCCGGTAGTGGTGGAGTTGTTGAGCTTACGGGTAATGGAAGACAGCTCAAAGCATATCTGTGTCTCAGGTCAATGCTCCCATGTGTGCTTGTGTGCCGAGATCTTTAACGTCCAGTGTTGTATCTGGGTAAAGGCATTGGTAGGGATTTACACATGGCCTCTGAGATATGCAGAAACCTCGGATGAGGAAGTCATGTGGTCTCGAACTTTGCTGCAACACACTTCGAGAGATAACACTCTGGTCACCTATGGAGAAACAGCTTCATGCATGCTAGTAATTGGAGAATCTGTAAATCGTTGAAGACTAACAATAAACGGTTCATGTTTAGATGTCTCAAGATCTCATCACTGAGACATCTAAAGAGCCCATTATTATAACAGTCATATTAATGTTGCTAAACAAATGTCATTCAAGGTAGAGATATATTTCTATTTAAGATATTTTTTCCCCCATTTTTATACACTCAACAAATTTGAGATGAGGAATAGTGGCATGTGAACACAATTGGGTAGACATTtttgatttcccattgtaactttGCTGGAAGATCGTGGAAAAGCTGTTTCTGCAGGGATTCCTTTGATCTTCCACTGATGTAGTGCGAGATTTGAAGAAGTATACTTAGATTTAATCAGACCAAATTAATTTGGTTTCAGTTAATCTTGATTGAGTTGCTGATGAAGAAACGTGCAGCAAAACAAGAGTGGTtcaaaattgtgttttaaaattcCCACCCATGTTTTCCTTCCATCCCACAAAGGGGAATGGTTCATTGTAGCGAACCAACTCTCCATCATGGCTCAAGTGAGTTATTGGCACCATTTTATAATCAAAAACAAATGAGTTAAAGCTTCTGTGAAACTCTGATAGAAATCTTCCTTTTGACGTTGCTCATTATTGCTgttggaataaaaacaaaaactacTTTGTCGATGTACGAAAAATGTCAGAAGGGGTCAATTGAATTCTCTTGACTGAGGTTTGATTTAATTGCAGATCAAAAAACGACAACATGAGGTAGTGGGTTTCTTAGAGTCCAACAAGATTGAATTTGAAGAGATTGACATAACAATGTTGGAAGATCAGAGAAGGTGGATGTATCATAATATCCCGCAGGAGAAGCAGCCTGCCAAAGGAAACCCACTTCCACCCCAGATATTCAACAATGACGCATACTGTGGAGTAAGTAGACCGATTTGTTCCTACCTCCTTGTTTTTTAGACAATGCTACATCATCGTAATTCTCAAACTTGCAGATTCAGTACTTTGCCACAAACATGTTGGCAAGGGGCTGGGCACCAAATTTGTCTTGCTTTCTTTTCatttttccccctctctttccTTTCAGTTCCTATTTTTATGTTTGGTTCTGTTGTTTCTTCTTTAGGGTTTCTGCCGATGTACGGCTGAAGTAAAATGGTCAATAGGGTAAACCTCGGCCAAAATCAATGGTGGAATTTTTCAAACTCATCATTATGCTAATTATTTCCTCTAACATAGAAGCACAAAACACAGgaagatgccatttggcccatcttgcttgtgccagctctttgaaagagctatccaattcgtCCCACTCTTGCTGCTCTTCCCCCATAATTCAGCAAACATTTCCCCAAGTATACAACCTTGTTTTACTTCTGTTTTGCATCTGAAGACTGTTGGTCTGGCACAGAACTGCTGAAACTCTGAATGCAGTGGACTTGAGTGCATTGGTTTTGAGAGGTTACTGGTCCCAAAGTATACTCAGCCCATAGTAACACCCACAGAATAATTAAGCCCACTGACCTTAATGTTCGTTGTCAGGGCATTGAACCTTGTGTGCCATGAGTACATTGTGGAAATTTGCAACGTTCTATCCACAATTGTCCATCCTTTCAAGTTAATGGATCCAAAAGCTGGGCGACAATGCCTGACATTTGATGGGTGTTCCTAGTGTAAAAAAAATCTTGGCTCCAAAATGCTGAAGACAAATGTGCCCTAATAAACTTATTGTTTAAATGGTGCCTATTAATTGAGCTTCTGCAGAAATCAGTTTAGTCTGTacccttttgttttttttcaaggCAATAAAATTATTTATCCCTGAATAAATGATTATAGTATTTATTCATAAATGAACATGATCTTAAGCTGGTATCCTGGGAAATTGGTCAAGAGCTTTGTTGCATGTGTGGTAAAATTTGCGTTTGTAATTCATGGAAGTGAAGTAATCTAAAATTGATCTTTGGCTTGAGGCAGACACTTTGCTAATTCCCACATTTGTTTCCTCAGATATCAAAAGCAGATAATGCCTTTTGACAGTGCCTGAGTTTGATTGTTGAATTAGAATGGAAGAAGATTTGCGCTGTACGTGATTATTGTCTAATATTGATGCTGACCTTTCAGAGTttattggatttgggtttattgtcacgtgtaccgacatacagtaaaaagtattgttctgcgtacagtctggacagatcattccattcatgaaaaaaaatagagcaaacataaatacaaaatgtaaatacatagatacaggcaCAGACAAAGGGTTTAGCTCCCTCACAGCAATAGCATTTACTTGAATGAATACCAATAccgtgtaggtcagataggcttcagatggtttcacaggtcggcgcaacatcgagtgccgaacggcccgtactgcgctgtaatgttctatgtacccaaATATAAAATCAATTTGAAACATGGGAAATGACTGTGATGAGGATCTATAACTGTCTTCTCCCTGAGGACGACACTGAAGAATGTATATCAAGCTAAATTTTAAGGGactgtctttaaaaaaaataaaatttcaaaTCTTACattagcttacattaacactgcaatgaagttactgtgaaaatcccccagttgccacaccacggcacctgttcgggtacacagagggagagttcagaatgtccaattcacctaacaagcacgtctttcaggacttgtgggaggaaattggagcacccggaggaaacccacgcagacacacggagaacgtgcagactccgcacagacagtgacccaagccgagaatcgaacctgggacactggcgctgtgaataaacagtgctaaccactgtgctactgtgccactcgAAGAAAGTAATCTGCATAATCTTCAGCTGTTTTAAAGGCTCAATCCTGGAACATATTTTTCTGCTGATCTACCAAGTATTTAACACAGCGCCACAGCAAATTATGGAAGGTGTGTGAAGCTGATGTTAGACAAAGAAATGTTACATTTTAACACGTTTACACATGTGTTGAAGATGAGCAGTCCAATCAGGCTAGCTTCATAGTAAGTGTTTTATTTTCAAGATTCAGTTAAAATATAAATTAATGCCCAGTATTTTTTTCATTAAATATTCCGGATAAAATAATTGCAGCATGTTATCCTGAAATATTCTTTCTGAGGTTAACCTTAATATTAATTTAAGCTTCtactgtggaggctttggaggttgGAAGCACCTGACAGGTTTTTTGTCTATTTATTTATCAAGAACATTAAatcaggggggttgggggcacatTGTCACTTTGACGTCAGTCTGGAAAACCAAACTGCAATATTAATTCTTCCATATAATTCACATTTAGTGTATTTTGCCCCTTCATCCATGgaagtaggaacaggagtaggccattcagcccctcgagcctatccCACCATTCAACTGATCTGTGGCCGAGCTCctcatacctgcctttggcccatatcccttcatatctttgcttcacaaaagtctatccatctcagatttaaaattaacaactgatccagcttcaactgctgtttgtgggagagagttccaaacctctaccacccttttgggtgaagaagggcATCCTAACATCCCTCTtgaacggtctggccctaatATTTAGACGATGCCCCCGAGTTTCAGAATCTCCAACCAGCGGAAATAGTTTACCTTCATTTTatctgtcttttcctgttaatgcCAACAATTGTTGGAATGGTCACACCCTACTGAACCTAATCCAAATCCAATTCCTGCTTTCGGCTAACATTTGCACATGCTTACTGTCCTACCCACTGTCCTGCAAATGTCACTGGAGTTCTGACTTGTTTTCCTTTACTGAACTAGGATCAGTGATGCCAATTCTCAGCTAACTCCttcgatactgaagcagtctgtttgCACCACTTAACCGGCAAGCAAAGACCACTTCCAGTAAGGGGCAGGATTTCACATGTGACGGGGTTTCCTACCCCGCCGCTGAAAATTTGCAGTGAGGCATGTTAATTGGTGAGGGGCATAACTTCCATTCCATCTGAGGAGAAAGACCCACCTCTGAGAGCTGCCACATAAACAGATTGGCTGGCAACTCTGTTCTCAACTGAGGCATCTCATTGGAAAAAGTGGCCTGAAAAGGAGACACTCCTATCCCCTTTCTGCCTGACACCCAAGTAGGCTTCAGCCCGTGCCAAAACATTGTGGCCAAGCGGGAAGAAGCTTTGTCCACTTAATGGTCTCCATACCTGCAAGGCTGGCGGGCGGCCTGAGGCGTTGTcagcagccactcagcccattgaatctaccgACCAGTAGAGGTGGCAGAAgtggattctgggagaagtcaactcagtcacctcaAGTGTACTGTGGGTAGCCAAAGAACCCCTCCAGTGACAAACAGGAGGAAGATCATTGTCCAGTAGAGGCAGAcgaagaggattctgggagaagtcaacttAGTCACCTCGATTGTACTGTGGGTAGCCGAAGAACTTCTCCAGGGACAACAGAGATGATCGTTGTTGAGCAGAGGCAGAAGAcgaggattctgggagaaatcAACTCAGTCCCAGACTTAtaaagtgatgcactatcaattacgatgagacgagagtagagggtaatcgaggctttattaagcagagatgtgttgcctcctgcagctgcgaccagaaatgggagcagcttggtgtgcacacacatttatactccgcctactgggtgcagccagcaggcagggatctacccccgtacctgtaatacaggagccttaccgtttAACCTCTAATACAAATAtgatacaaacagtggtgactaccacataaagattattattatgcgtgccatcaattaccccctagtcctggggcatctcggcgatgacAGAGAATCtgttgcccgggcatcttgttggactTGGTGCAGGTCACGGTTTATATAGTTGGCTGCTATGGCAAACAGGACACCTGTGACTTCactgatgcacttgtgggctgttggttgTCAAATGCCGCACAAATttccgcttgagccctggaattaaCCTGAAGCGCAGACGTTCAggtctgcagtgaccttgacaggCACCGGCAGCTGGTATCCTTCTCCTCCAGAAGGTCATGGTACAGGTGCTGCACCGTCACCTTGTGGAGGCAGAGCCTCATGCGGCACATACTTTCTGACATCTCCTCATACAACCAACTACGCCTGTGCAACTTAGGACttcgctggcctccccctctaGGTCCCTcggttccctattagcaataacctTGAGCTCTGCAACCAGAGGCTGCTACTGTCGGAGatttaaagtgaccttcaccatattaccacggACAGGACCCTGTTGTGGGGGTGTTCGATGGCACAGACAAGCAGCAGCTGACGTTTCTGCTGttatgggtacacacaatccgGGGCATGTTGGACCCACAggcgttaacccccccccccccccccccaaggggcgaTCCCTCGCCGAGCATTGGAACGGCAGCTCCAGAGCCCACAGGCTAATTGCCTGATTTCAGAGGTGACTACTTACCTCTTTCGAACCCAGCAGCCGTTGcgctagcttcacatttttaaataggtgtactaaagggcgccagcgtgaccactcgctgtggagccggttagatcacaggaggccgtTAGTTAGGGGTCCACCCCATGAACGATGTAGAGATTGGCCTCAATTGGtgttaattggtttctcgccacgtctAGGCTGGGTCCAGAACCCGCCTAC harbors:
- the sh3bgrl2 gene encoding SH3 domain-binding glutamic acid-rich-like protein 2 isoform X3 — translated: MVIRVFIASSSASVAIKKRQHEVVGFLESNKIEFEEIDITMLEDQRRWMYHNIPQEKQPAKGNPLPPQIFNNDAYCGGCMANGANQQQRDQGKLQQQ
- the sh3bgrl2 gene encoding SH3 domain-binding glutamic acid-rich-like protein 2 isoform X1, with protein sequence MVIRVFIASSSASVAIKKRQHEVVGFLESNKIEFEEIDITMLEDQRRWMYHNIPQEKQPAKGNPLPPQIFNNDAYCGDYDAFFESKENNTVSTFFGLKPKPTSQEPQSLQ
- the sh3bgrl2 gene encoding SH3 domain-binding glutamic acid-rich-like protein 2 isoform X2, with protein sequence MVIRVFIASSSASVAIKKRQHEVVGFLESNKIEFEEIDITMLEDQRRWMYHNIPQEKQPAKGNPLPPQIFNNDAYCGDYDAFFESKENNTVSTFFGLKPKPTSQVSEP